The Aedes albopictus strain Foshan chromosome 2, AalbF5, whole genome shotgun sequence region TTACTGTTTTGGTATAACAACATAACGACACCATGCTAAATTGGTATTACCACAGAAAAcaaatcaagcataacttttcaatccgacgtaactcgagaatgtaaacaaatccgggttaactgctgcatgcatgattcataaagcaaattaaaGAATCCACATcaatgtttgatgatttattgcttaatttgtttaactaagaatatttttcgaaacgacgtatctgactattttgatgtttacaactttactgatagatacaccgttttgatatatgagaaaaccaaacgacgtatctagccaaaatcaaaagtaacagatacaccaaactggcaccatacaaaagcgacgtatctggcatgacgtatctcgagccaacccggtgtatgtgtatttttgtcaaaattcattgtaaaaatgatatggaatgagtaggttttgtttcttacctagtgcgtgctatattcctggtgatgttaagcacgaaaaaacttatgaaaagtctttttataaaaaactattttagtgaaatggtcgtcaacattgaccatgaatttactcagatcggtgaaaaagttagatacgtcgatttgaaaaattatgcttgaaatatcCAAGTGTAATATCGAAATTGCtatggaccacctgttccggagtTCAAAGTTTACCAGACGGCTTCTTTGATGGCCGGCCAACAACGGACCGTACGATAAATCTTCCTACATCTTGTGAATACCAGATCCTAATGCACCAACTGATAGCGACATTATTACAGAGTAGCACTTTCATGATTACATTCGACTGCACAGAGCcatagaaaatcatggacgagaaaggCTTTCTTCGGAAGCTTATCACACTGATCGATGCAACGGTGTGAAATACTACGTAAAGTTTCTGGGTGAACTGTCCGTTATTTGGAAATTTGCCGGGGACTGCGACCATGTGACCACATACACATGTCTGTGATGTAACGGTCTCTcttgcctacttttcaacatcgttcTGTAAGGTAGAATGCGAAGAATCGGACTACGACTTATGAAATCCATTCAACTTGTTTATTTTGCgaataatagtcctgttcaacgatgtaggttgaacttgctcgaagttgctccatcccgctcttacccgtttgatgacaaatgggtaagagcaagatgcagcaacttcgagcaagttcaacctgcgtcgttgaacaggactaatatgaTTATCATTGCCGGAACATTTGGAACGGCAGAGCTGTACAAGCGTTTGAAACGAATGGTGCTGCAATGCCGCTATAACAAAGTACACACCGAGAGATGCAACTGAGCGAAACAGGACAAGTTCTGGCAGCAGTGTTAAGATAGACGGCGATACCTTCGAGactttggagaaatttgtctTACTCGCGActcattgaaattgaaaacctAAAACTCCACTACACTTCTCGGATAATTCcgtggcttcgtggccgagtggtTAATGGCGCCAGTCGTTTAGGTgtttcgtaagccttggagtgtgggttcgattcccactccagtcggggaaaacttttcgttaaacggaaaattctccacatatcgggagtaattcgcgaatagggcttaactaacaaaacaataacaatgcgaaaacaacagctgaattttgctgatcaaatttcaattcctacacggagagacgaaactacccaaaagtgagtgctttccacccaacttcggggttgcgtgcgtcaagccaattttgagttgatggaatcgatgtttttgttgggttgttcccgcttgcttccatgtgaaaaaaatacctaattttaagttttttccacccaaccgaaattttgactaggttgtattcactcaaatttgagtactgtgctagaaactcagtgttggcttgacgcacggaactgcaaaagttgggttgtttctctcttcactctctgacaacaatagaaagagcgcatgaaaagggagatgaaaaagaactcaaaattgagtttaaaagtacctaattttgagtttttcagtttctccgtgtatttagaagtaatacagaatagtcctgttcaacgacgtaggttgaacttgctcgaacttccTCCATCCTGCTCTTTCctgtttgttgacaaatgggtaagagtaggatgcagcaacttcgagcaagttcaacctacgtcgttgaacaggactaataattcaacttaaataaggttaattgatacagttctgacatagtttcttgtttttctaagaacactgcacgaatttgatattttctgcactaaaaattgcatttatttaattacgcctgaattgatacctgagaatgctaatttcgcccaatactatgcgcctcgaatcgatatcattttcagaatcgccttttactattcgccttgtttatgattttgacagaatttcgccatttgctttcgccgtgtttacgtgttgatttcagtttcgcctttcactttcgtaaacaaaacaccaaacaaaacaaaggagtagaaggcgtaattcttgtttttgttcatttggaatagaatggaattacgcctttcactcaatcagtgattttcaatagttagaaaagtgatatcaaggaaattttatgagcatttagaagacaaatctagcttcttttcgctcctgcaattactcaaattgtgtacattttgttggttacggcgttttcgctaattattacggatatgtgttgtccgtcgtctaatgttagtaatgttcagtctgtgcggcctcgggccgaagacggtgtaattgtctttaaatTCCTGGCTTTTCAGGTTTCATCCTCGGCAAGAAAGTGTAACCATATACAACTCTGTCGCTAATATGGAAATAAAACAAGTCCGCCATAATTATGTCCTACATGACAGTTTCCCTATTCCATTTCAAATAGTTTTTCGAGAACAAGGCTACTCACACTACTCAACTTGTACAATAAGCCTTACTTGAGGAGTGCAACTGTCGTGACttaaaaattccataacaattcaCAACCTGGCACAACGACGAATGCCTCATACCGACCTGATGCTTTTTGTTGTGTAGAGAGGGAGATGCACACCTGATCCTTCCTGATTCCAATCAATCGCAATATCGCTACGCATACATACCTACACACGCAAACACATAATTACATTCAAactttgttttccacaaaatctaCCTTTTTACATTACcagaattttatttttgtattgtttgcACATTACTTTTTAAAAATATAATAGACAGTTATTATGCTGTATTCTAGTTCGTCCCAAACGGAAACTTTTGGGCTTGGATAAACCGAAATTGATCTGATTATGCACTAACGATTTTAGTCCTAACATAAATCAAATTGGTTAAATCGAAAAAGAGACCATTCAGAGATAAAGAAGACCCAGCTAAAAACAAAACCGGCTAAGAAATCCAAACTTCATCAGTAGGGTTATTCTCCACTTGATGATTCCCTTTTGCGCGGGAGGGTGGTACGACGACTTTACTTTAAGAGCTATTTACAGTTCAATGTTCGGGGAATTGAAAACAATATGGAAAACTATTTCTGTTTTACGATTTGTAATCCTTCATAAACTTTTCCGCTTCATGCCGATTGTAGGTAATTCTAATATCGAATCTCTAAAAGAAATGATGTGATAAACTAGAGAGAATCCTCATGCACGAGGattctaaaaaaatgtacaaatttgGAAAAGGTTGATTGAACACGCGCGCATACACGCATTCCTCTTCTGGCATCCTGCTCCTCTCTCCTGAGATGTGTTGCTCGAAAATTCCTCCCATCGGGCgctcttgttttgttttgcaTAGATCCTACCTTTCTAGTCGGTGTAAACGATGTACTGCGGATCGTTGTAGATTTCCACCGTTTCCATCTTGACCAGCGACTGCGAGGGGACACTAACCATCGGATGGGACGCCATGGGGTTGCTAATGTTCCGACTTCctccaccaccgccgccgccactTCCACCACTGTTATTCCGCTTGGCCTTGGCGTGGGTTAGTATGTGAGACTTGAGATTGGTGGATTGAGCGAACTTCTTGTTGCAGCCGTCGAACGGACAAACGTACGGCCGATCGCCGGTGTGTATCCTAACGTGCGTTCTCAGATTGAAATCCAACGAAAATCGCTTGCCACAACCCTCGAAGGTACACTGGAATGGTTTCTCGCCGGTGTGCACCAACTGATGCCTTTTCAATTTGGAACTTTCTACAAACGATTTTCCACATTCCGCGCAGACGTGTACCCGAGGACCGTGCGTGTGCAGGTGCTTCCGCATCGCCGAATTGTCTCGGAACATTTTGTTGCAACCTTTGTGGGGACAAGCGATATTCCGGTCGGACGATTCCCCACCGGACGTGGACGACATTTTCGATGACATTCCTCCCATTGGTGTGGCCACATTGACCAACTTGTTCAACTTTGTCTTGTGGAAAGGCCGGGCGAATTCGGCCAACTGCTTTGGATCCGAAAGGTCAATTCCGAGAATATCCTGGGTAATCTTTTTACCGGTCATGTACTCCGTATagtccggatccggttccggattcGATCCATCATCATCGTCCGTTCCGGATGCCCACATCGTTACGCTAAATTCCCCCTCCATGGTTTTGATTTGTACTTGTTTCTGTTCCCATCGCCTTGGTTTTTGATTGACATCCATGGTTTCGACTGCGGTCAGGTTGTGAACGTCGTTTGTCCGGATACGATTTACGATACGTGGCTGCTTCATGCCGGATTTTCGTTTCCTCGAACTGGGACCAGGTGTAGATTCTATGTAAATTTCATTCTCCAAATTGATATCCCCATATACACACATCGGATCCCCGGAAgaatccaaaacttcctcatggGCCTGAATGTCCGCTTCCTGGTGTAGAATTTCCTCATCATCATCCATATGATGCATCATCAGTCCTTGGGAATCTTCCGTTTCGCAGGTCACCTCTTCGTACTGGTCATCGCCAACTCCAACCTCATACTGTTCGTAGCCGATTTCCGCTCCAAAGTGACCATCGTCCACCACTTCCACAATGTTGGAATCGGATATTTCCACCTCGCACATAATATCCTGATGGGAGGACATTGCTCCAGCCTCCGTTTTCCAGCTTCGTCTAGTCCGAAAAAAATATATCCATCAATTCAATGTATTTGTGCAAACCTCCGGTACTTTTTTGCGGTTCCCTTACCCGAAGTCCAAAACGGCAGCTGTGCTGCGCCTCTTGTGCGCTTCCCTTTGTTGGATTATTCTCTTTCACACTCCTCAGTTCAGAAGGACGACTCTCgcttttgttgatgtttgtcTTTACACCTTTTTCTTGCTCTTTTTCACTCACACTCTGCGAGCTGCTTCTGCAACGCAGATCGCCTTAGTGGCGAAAATTTTTCCGTCTTCTATACTCCTGTCCTGCTCGCACTTATTGTTCACACCAACTGCCTCCCTTTTCTTCTTCACCGCACTCAAAGCACCCACAAACTACTTTCGACCTTTTCAATACCTAACCAAATTTCACTTTTTTCCCCGTTTCGACGGCAAAATTCCACTTTAAAAGTATCTCCCACCAACAAACTCCTTCTTCAGAGCATTTTCCGACCCCGAAATACACTCGCGATGGCGTAAAACGGCGATAAATCGTTCACTTTCGGTGCGAAACTGGTCCGCGTAGAAACAAAGATGTCTGCCGTCGTCGTTGCTTCTTCTCTTTTGGGATCGAGCTCGAGCCAGGGGCCATGATGGAAGCGAAGCTCGCACTCGCACTCACACCGACCACATGTTCGAAAAAGCTCGCTCTCAAAATGGCTCGTCTCGCAGCAGAGCGAGTAGTATGAAATGTTTCATTCAGATACTGTGAcatcccagtacggagggttagcctaacattagcctaatgtgagactaactggccagcatgttaggctaactttttgtctcacttttgcctaatgttagtctaaaattagacagatatgacacacttttgttagacatgttgcaaattcgaaacatgttgttagtctaacattagactaacgttagacatgttttagtatgggctgttagacgaatgttaggcatagattttatgctgcttgttttcattccagctgtcatccgagcaagaagtgtgattgtagtagtgaacttttatcggcgttcactactacaaccgcacttctgcctcgaatgaaagctggacaaaacatatttaataaaaaaaaatcggagcctgtttttcaattttaattttaattttaattttaattttaattttaattttaattttaattttaattttaattttaactttaactttaactttaactttaactttaattttaattttaattttaattttaattttaattttaattttaattttaattttaattttaattttaattttaattttaattttaattttaattttaattttaaatttaattttaattttaattttaattttaattttaattttaattttaattttaattttaatttcaattttaattttaattttaattttaattttaattttaattttaattttaattttaattttaattttaattttaattttaattttaattttaattttaattttaattttaattttaattttaattttaattttaattttaattttaattttaattttaattttaattttaattttaattttaattttaattttaattttaattttaattttaattttaattttaattttaattttaattttaattttaattttaattttaattttaattttaattttaattttaattttaattttaattttaattttaattttaattttaattttaattttaattttaattttaattttaattttaattttaattttaattttaattttaattttaattttaattttaattttaattttaattttaattttaattttaattttaattttaattttaattttaattttaattttaattttaattttaattttaattttaattttaattttaattttaattttaattttaattttaattttaattttaattttaattttaattttaattttaattttaattttaattttaattttaattttaattttaattttaattttaattttaattttaattttaattttaattttaattttaattttaattttaattttaattttaattttaattttaattttaattttaattttaattttaattttaattttaattttaattttaattttaattttaattttaattttaattttaattttaattttaattttaattttaattttaattttaattttaattttaattttaattttaattttaattttaattttaattttaattttaattttaattttaattttaattttaattttaattttaattttaattttaattttaattttaattttaattttaattttaattttaattttaattttaattttaattttaattttaattttaattttaattttaattttaattttaattttaattttaattttaattttaattttaattttaattttaattttaattttaattttaattttaattttaattttaattttaattttaattttaattttaattttaattttaattttaattttaattttaattttaattttaattttaattttaattttaattttaattttaattttaattttaattttaattttaattttaattttaattttaattttaattttaattttaattttaattttaattttaattttaattttaattttaattttaattttaattttaattttaattttaattttaattttaattttaattttaattttaattttaattttaattttaattttaattttaattttaattttaattttaattttaattttaattttaattttaattttaattttaattttaattttaattttaattttaattttgattttaattttaattttaattttaattttaattttaattttaattttaattttgattttaattttaattttaattttaattttaattttaattttaattttaattttaattttaattaaaattaaattaaaattaaattaaaattaaattaaaattaaattaaaattaaattaaaattaaattaaaattaaattaaaattaaattaaaattaaattaaaattaaattaaaattaaattaaaattaaattaaaattaaattaaaattaaattaaaattaaattaaaattaaattaaaattaaattaaaattaaattgaaattaaattaaaattaaattaaaattaaattaaaattaaattaaaattaaattaaaattaaattaaaattaaattaaaattaaattaaaattaaattaaaattaaattaaaattaaattaaaattaaattaaaattaaattaaaattaaattaaaattaaattaaaattaaattaaaattaaattaaaattaaattaaaattaaattaaaattaaattaaaattaaattaaaattaaattaaaattaaattaaaattaaattaaaattaaattaaaattaaattaaaattaaattaaaattaaattaaaattaaattaaaattaaattaaaattaaattaaaattaaattaaaattaaattaaaattaaattaaaattaaattaaaattaaattaaaattaaattaaaattaaattaaaattaaattaaaattaaattaaaattaaattaaaattaaattaaaattaaattaaaattaaattaaaattaaattaaaattaaattaaaattaaattaaaattaaattaaaattaaattaaaattaaattaaaattaaattaaaattaaatgtaaattaaattaaaattaaattaaaatttaattaaaacttaattaaaattaaattgaaatttaattaaaatttaattaaaatttaattaaaatttaatttaaattaaatttaaatttaattaaaacttaattaaaatttaattaaaattaaattaaaatttaattaaaattttattaaaatttaattaaaatttaagtaaaaattttattaaaatttaattaaaatttaattaaaatttaattaaaacttaattaaaattaaattaaaattcaattagaAGTTGACTTAGAATTTGAATtagaaataaattaaaattaaagtgactCACCGACCGCCACCGATGatgccaaacttaacggaatcgggtactgttttggtgatgactggttccggcgacagtACGACGAGAACGAATCGGACTCATTGACCAGCAGCAGCGACGAGGAACTGACGggttggacgacggaacgactgaaatgaTTCCTACGGGTTTAAACTAATTGAGACGCgcatttttttctcattttctcgaccgacgaacgcgattttcaagctgccgctactaacaaagtttttttccgctgctatttgctcaactgtcaatgatgcgcgaaaaaatcgaacattcagcataaattcggggttatgatttatgctctccaaaaattttcgatgagcaacatacctaacaaatgcctaacagtgtcgaacgcctaacttcctccgtgctgggatgGCGCAGTTTTGTACACCACCAAACtattatgagcctctgcacgaatctggagTACTGCCAaagtactgctcactcccacagaaaatttgaaaacagttcgcacagtaaaagtcaaatgtgacttttactgtgcgcgctgttttcaaatattctgtgggagtgagaaggatagggcaaattcgtgcagaggctcatacgaatagagttaataaactacacggaaaaaacagattacctaaaaaatacgttaaaagaacgcaaaaataagtataccgcttgaactttttacccagcagtgggttgttttctcgctctcccgctcgcattgttgtcaaaaacaaagcgagaagcagctacctagccgaaaatgtccgtgcgagaagccaaatttgggttctttgtcgtttacccaaaagtgggtttatttcaacccactagggtacttcgaaagttaacgctaggtagaaagaactttgcgatgggttgcagtTTTCTGCCGGCATCAAgcggaaactacccactcagagctttaacgcggtatagccaaatttggcttctcgcacggaagagccgatatgagtgaaaagaaccgatatttgggttgatttgtggTTCCGtgtatagaggacgaatgtcgctggtgttcccggataaaaactaaccatagggtgtttggtgaaaaccattcctgcaccatacagtgtaccagctacaataatgtatattgtaatgaaatggttcactaaaagcttcgcacattgtagctactatacatttacattcgatttttatgtaacactatattatactgtttttcttacgtttgaaccattcacttttccgaaacattatttttccgtgctcagttttagattttttccgtgctttgttttgttgatctttgtgacttttatgatgcaaatgaaaggaaagaaaaaagtgaataagttgaaacatcaatttaaagtcaataaaatgtttaaataagtagtaaaccagatgtcttaagaatcgcagatccaagagatatggcgggctacaAGGGGTAGTCACActacacacttcatttgtgccaacGTTTTTTGAATGTGCCTACCAGTGTGCCCTGGTGTGCCCTAGTGTGCCGGGGCGCTGAGGTGCCATAAAAAATGCTGACAGTTGTGCCCAGCCTGAACTGAAATTATGAAACAAAATCTCAGCAATCTTTGAAGCCAAGAAAGAGGAATCAGCTGTCAAGTGATCAAAAATACTACCGCAATAATtggattttatttaaattttgatttttaatgttttattttatattttaggcATGGTTTTATGTACAAAACAAGACATATTTTCTCAGACCTATTTTGGACCTAGGAGTCTCAAGGTTCAATCCCGGATAGGAACCGGAGGAAAACCCATTGATTCCGTAGCAGGTCCAAATGGCCGTTCGGACAAACTTTTTCACGAAAGCGTGCTTGGAAGGGCTCCCAATGTACAGGCTCACCGATCGGAAGGTCAGATCCAGTGAATTGTCTTGTGATGATGGCCCAGGCGTGATTTTTCCATGCGGGTACAGCCGTATGCTGTCTAAACGGCTCACCATTTCAGAAAATCCCGTGTATTTCGGTTCAATGTGGTTTTCGTACCCATTTGGAAATCTACTAATGACTGCCTCCCTTCATCCCCACCACAATCGTTTATCACCCgaagcattcatcacttatcaGTTGACATTTTTTCATCTCCTTCTGCATTCCTTTCTGGATGCGTGAAACCAGCCAGCCACGTACCTCCATCACCTCCGCACACCCAGATTTGCGCTTCGCTTGCGTACCCCCAgtatataccatttcaatttgagcgtTGTGATAAATGAGTTTACAACATTGTCCCCTAGTTTTATGTACTGTGGGTTGaaaccagcctcctgtcaccgcaatactgccccacaggaaaataacgagccaacatctctggttcccacttccagccgcctcgttgaacattatagcggcggctcggcggcttggttccccatgacagcgcaaagtttgtaaacaaacatgattccaggagcaaaaaacaaaagcggcgaaactttttttcgcaaccaattttttttcaccttttaaaatcgttagtttaggcaaaacatgatttttaatttcgcaattatttatttaaaaatgaagtcgtaatagtatcagctcgtcttcgtcaaaggaataaagttttcataaaatttataattgttgttaatatgattcagccacagtcaataatcgttcctggatttttatgctgacctcaaaaacatggccgcgtgacaggaggctggttgAAACAAATCAAGAATGTTAAAAACGGATTATTTAAGATGCTCCAAACGGTAGAAAATTAGAAACCTTGCTCCTAGAAACCTTTATTCTAGAGCGGAAAACAAGGATATTGAAGCTTCGATCATAAGGGTGTCAGCAACTTGAGCTCCTTGTAGGCGCTCACAATCCAATCGTCGAGTTTCCACGAATCAGTATACGCCTCGGTATAAACTTCAGTGAAAtcctcgcgtttagtatcatacaggcgtatctactataatcgatttctcttcgtcgattttctcttcggattattccgaaaAATACGACCAGTAtttggatgatctctcggtgcatTTCGGTGAAGGACAACTAGGACtaacatctaaaacaacaaaaacaaccaaaagtgAGTTGCAGGTCAAGTtattagccgaagagaaaatcgatgaagagaaatcgatcattgcagatacgcccgtatgatactgagtgcGAGAATCGTTTTCTTTAGGTATTGAGTACCAACATGGTCAAAATAGTTCCTGACAATCATTAGCTACCAGGCAGGAGCAGCAGTATCCTGCTACATGATTGGTCTCTGGCACTACATAACCCTAAATCGTGTTCAGATAGATTTAGACAGGTTGAGATAGATTAAGATAATTGACAAGCGATCCAAAAATCCCCAAACAATAACAACGATCCTGTGACACAAAGGCTTAATGAAACCATGCAGGAGTCGGATTCAGTCGGAAGCTCAAGTTTCCATTTTAGTAACTGTGGAGTTGGAAGTTTTGAATCGGGTCTCAAAAAGTTGAATGACCACTACGGAAACTCGAGCGGAAACTGTCATTCGCCCAAGACCAGCAGCCTGGAGTTTTCCTCCTGTTCCCATCTGGGATTGCACTTTGAGATTTCGGGGTTCAGAAGGATTTTTGTAGATAGTACTTGTTTTGTAATCCTAGGTTTTGTGCATAGAACCTTGCTTAAAATATGGAATaggtaaaaaataaataaaaatgttttagaaaaaacATCCCAGTTATTGTGGCCGTATCTTTGATCACTTGAcagctgatgtttttttttcttggcttCAAAGATTGCTGAGATTTTGTTTCATAATTTCAGTTCAGCCTGGAGTACAATTGTCAAATTTTTTATAGCAGCCGCCATAAAATCTGTGCCTGCCGGTGCCACAGGTGTGCCTGATGTGCCCAAGGCAcactgtgtagagtgactaccccttggcgggctaggtatgtagagtgcgataagaggaatacgattgacgaactttatctttgacgtagagccatctttaacatatggactggactgaatactgaaagaaattctaatataggttcgtctgtgggttcgcttcttaacctaacttatacttgaatcaaacttgacagttttcttatgagttgttaaatacatatgtacatgtatttcaaactttagtcaaactggagcctcaatattgcaataacggttaagcacgctgtaatgatacttatgtgcctcgtcacccacttcatgcaactacattagtggtctaataacacttagcgcactcggcatagttccatcatgccgctcaaagtgttgccacatgtaatgcttagtttgcaaaacccggttatctggctggtgggcatGGGAGCCtcagcttcaactgttaatgcaat contains the following coding sequences:
- the LOC115262112 gene encoding transcription factor YY2, with amino-acid sequence MSSHQDIMCEVEISDSNIVEVVDDGHFGAEIGYEQYEVGVGDDQYEEVTCETEDSQGLMMHHMDDDEEILHQEADIQAHEEVLDSSGDPMCVYGDINLENEIYIESTPGPSSRKRKSGMKQPRIVNRIRTNDVHNLTAVETMDVNQKPRRWEQKQVQIKTMEGEFSVTMWASGTDDDDGSNPEPDPDYTEYMTGKKITQDILGIDLSDPKQLAEFARPFHKTKLNKLVNVATPMGGMSSKMSSTSGGESSDRNIACPHKGCNKMFRDNSAMRKHLHTHGPRVHVCAECGKSFVESSKLKRHQLVHTGEKPFQCTFEGCGKRFSLDFNLRTHVRIHTGDRPYVCPFDGCNKKFAQSTNLKSHILTHAKAKRNNSGGSGGGGGGGSRNISNPMASHPMVSVPSQSLVKMETVEIYNDPQYIVYTD